In Exiguobacterium sp. BMC-KP, one DNA window encodes the following:
- a CDS encoding condensation domain-containing protein, with amino-acid sequence MFRTEALTPMQKGIWSHTKLEGENDQYLIPLIHKISNDVETTGIELALNEVIRKNEALRVEIVPGNDVYQSIQPYEYHTLAFISVKENAIAESITEFLSSGISLNDSLTQYVLFITPLNKYLVCKFHHIIFDGQSAEIFRDELIANLNSVPQQKNDTLYSSYLKSRAHQSDAGNTFWEAYLQQEVERIPKSTKQSTQEVGRRDIQVTKLQCSLSEYKDVTLELGGTLFTTGLTAFQVLLHKYFDLHHPATAIPVSLRSSTEERMIGFLANVLPLISHVAANKTLFELHEKIQDLVFSLIENRNISSGEINNMVNRMKKSNYHSMTQCVFDLGFEDNSLENTLIKQTSINTEYDFLAKVIIKDEAVYFETNVDQAILDSQVIAELHQSFDKIIQALRVDVNQALSDVNILPDTQLQTVLESLKISSSFLTTHEAGSPLFKEFESDELAISFNDFSITYLELAILKQQFQKKLEDLYIQDGAKCVVVTKNKGLAAVLYYCIQQSGHTYIPIAHDHPSARIDCIIEEAKPVLILSDFLESDKYKVTDVSMDNPFLHLIEENILSRESESYTVDTSYIIFTSGSTGVPKGVPISYSNILSLIDEYKAFDISFGDSVAQIASLSFDASVFEFSLAFHIGATLKIFDTKVGHEHFPDFIRQNEITHFLMTPEYYTILDFKSCDTLKTILVGGAPYRKNASIPPQVRVLNAYGPSECSIISSYKCMKDTTNEANIGKPISSLSYVILNSDNRIVPDGQRGQLCITGKGMFDGYLNPDVDPFIELKIAGDTYRFFKTGDVVYRDRDTQDVIYTNRNQDMIKIRGNRLNPEEITQLCLKRPGVTNSVTVFQDDRLYNFFVGTETTQAMEQLCRNYLPSYMIPSEFIKLDKIPMTINGKVDMNELKNYIKSKVDVKKSENGDVLYTDLEQKILQVFTQLFDEKDFSLNDNYFEMGGDSIKSIQLASLFQRENMNITSIDIMNANQLKDLSKLALVNTMEFNQQPIEGLFELLPIQKWFFSHDFDNINHWNQSIEFEIDSSLTKSDIINIYDAIRRKHDVLRSNFIDTDHGKKVMIKENDNSKGMDEVSVVEILDVDKEIEMKQQLINDLQGSLNIEDGSVSKLVVIKDSAERHSLVWVIHHLICDNVSWLILKDDFDMAMKQVIAGQPIQLMEKTTNFEVLIQETTNQVIPTHIRTEWERIMGADSKERFKNQMSSTLKIPFKTKIFEVDERETEALLSFSKKKNYSLDTMMMMLFGRAMMRQNELEEVWISQELNGRDRYSDNVRLNQTVGWLTSIHPVLLKNKERLDEYLSTNHFTVDKTKAIGKYYELLEPTMETPNISFNYLGEMRELPDVVNKNDINKYDFFDEIALNVALVQNKFMLVFLYKEHLDQLIDSLQTIIRNEIPKLEQEDEIEVFGLDNSSLVDLSELFKI; translated from the coding sequence ATGTTCCGAACTGAAGCATTAACCCCAATGCAAAAAGGGATTTGGAGTCATACAAAACTTGAGGGTGAAAACGATCAGTATTTAATTCCATTGATTCATAAAATTTCAAATGATGTCGAAACGACTGGTATCGAACTCGCATTAAACGAGGTCATTCGAAAGAATGAAGCATTGCGTGTAGAAATAGTTCCTGGAAACGACGTGTACCAATCAATCCAACCGTATGAGTATCATACTCTAGCGTTTATCTCAGTTAAGGAGAATGCAATTGCAGAATCGATTACGGAGTTCTTATCCTCAGGCATTTCTTTAAATGATTCACTTACGCAATATGTATTGTTTATAACACCACTTAACAAATATTTAGTCTGTAAATTCCATCATATTATTTTTGATGGACAATCAGCTGAAATTTTCCGAGATGAATTGATTGCCAACTTAAATAGTGTACCGCAACAAAAAAATGATACGCTCTATTCTTCATATCTGAAGAGTAGAGCGCATCAAAGTGATGCTGGGAATACATTCTGGGAAGCATATCTCCAGCAAGAAGTAGAGAGAATACCTAAATCGACGAAACAAAGTACCCAGGAAGTTGGTCGGCGAGATATTCAGGTGACTAAATTGCAATGCAGTTTAAGTGAGTACAAAGATGTAACGCTTGAATTAGGTGGAACCTTATTTACGACGGGACTCACGGCTTTTCAGGTGCTGCTACATAAATACTTTGACCTTCATCATCCAGCCACAGCGATTCCTGTTTCTTTACGTTCATCAACGGAAGAACGGATGATAGGTTTTTTGGCGAATGTCCTACCATTGATATCCCATGTAGCTGCTAATAAAACACTATTTGAACTACATGAGAAGATTCAGGACTTGGTTTTTTCATTGATAGAAAATCGCAATATTTCATCCGGGGAAATAAATAACATGGTGAACCGAATGAAAAAGTCTAATTACCACAGCATGACTCAATGTGTATTTGACCTTGGTTTTGAAGATAATTCATTAGAGAACACGTTGATTAAGCAGACAAGCATCAACACGGAATATGATTTCTTAGCAAAAGTCATCATTAAGGATGAGGCAGTCTATTTTGAAACGAACGTCGATCAAGCGATTTTGGACAGTCAGGTTATCGCAGAGTTACATCAATCTTTTGACAAAATCATTCAAGCATTACGAGTAGACGTGAACCAAGCACTTTCAGATGTCAACATCCTTCCAGACACACAACTACAAACTGTATTAGAGTCACTCAAAATAAGTTCATCCTTTTTAACTACGCACGAAGCAGGATCGCCTCTATTCAAGGAATTCGAATCTGACGAGCTAGCAATTTCATTTAATGATTTCTCGATCACTTATCTAGAATTGGCAATTTTAAAACAACAATTTCAAAAGAAACTAGAGGATTTGTATATACAAGATGGGGCCAAATGTGTGGTCGTTACGAAAAATAAAGGGCTTGCAGCTGTCCTCTATTATTGCATTCAACAATCTGGACATACTTACATACCGATTGCCCATGATCATCCAAGCGCCAGGATCGATTGTATCATCGAAGAGGCTAAACCAGTCCTCATTTTGTCTGATTTTTTGGAATCAGACAAATACAAGGTGACCGATGTTTCGATGGATAATCCATTTCTTCATTTAATAGAGGAAAACATCCTCTCTCGAGAAAGCGAGAGTTATACCGTCGATACATCGTATATCATATTTACCTCAGGTTCCACGGGTGTGCCAAAAGGCGTGCCAATATCCTATTCAAACATATTGAGTCTAATAGATGAATATAAGGCATTCGACATCAGCTTCGGGGATTCAGTAGCACAAATTGCAAGCCTCTCTTTTGATGCAAGTGTTTTCGAGTTCAGTCTTGCTTTTCATATAGGCGCTACGTTGAAGATATTCGACACAAAAGTAGGACATGAGCATTTTCCTGACTTTATACGACAAAATGAAATCACACATTTTTTAATGACACCGGAATATTACACAATCTTAGACTTTAAGTCGTGCGATACGCTCAAAACAATCCTGGTAGGTGGAGCACCTTATCGAAAAAATGCATCCATCCCACCACAAGTGAGAGTCTTGAATGCTTATGGTCCTAGCGAATGCTCCATTATCTCATCCTATAAATGCATGAAGGACACAACAAACGAAGCAAATATCGGGAAACCAATTTCTTCACTGTCCTATGTGATTCTAAATTCAGACAATCGCATCGTTCCGGATGGACAACGGGGGCAGTTATGCATCACTGGGAAAGGCATGTTTGACGGATATCTCAATCCCGATGTTGATCCATTCATAGAGTTGAAGATTGCTGGCGACACGTATCGGTTCTTCAAAACAGGTGATGTTGTCTATCGCGATAGAGATACACAAGATGTGATCTATACGAACCGAAATCAAGACATGATTAAGATTCGAGGAAATCGCTTAAATCCTGAGGAGATCACTCAACTTTGTTTAAAGCGTCCTGGCGTCACGAATTCCGTCACAGTGTTTCAGGATGATCGACTCTATAACTTTTTCGTAGGGACAGAAACGACCCAAGCAATGGAGCAGCTATGTCGAAATTACCTTCCTTCCTACATGATTCCTAGCGAGTTCATTAAATTGGATAAGATACCCATGACCATTAATGGAAAAGTGGATATGAACGAACTCAAGAACTATATCAAATCAAAAGTAGATGTGAAGAAGTCTGAGAATGGAGACGTTCTGTATACGGATTTAGAACAAAAAATTCTACAGGTGTTCACTCAACTATTCGATGAAAAAGATTTTAGTTTAAACGACAACTACTTCGAGATGGGTGGAGACTCTATCAAAAGTATCCAGCTTGCTTCGCTCTTCCAACGGGAGAACATGAATATAACCTCTATCGACATTATGAATGCGAATCAGTTGAAAGATTTATCAAAGCTTGCACTAGTCAATACGATGGAGTTCAACCAACAACCTATTGAAGGTTTATTCGAACTACTTCCGATACAGAAATGGTTTTTCTCGCACGATTTCGATAACATCAACCATTGGAATCAATCCATTGAGTTTGAGATTGATAGCTCGTTAACTAAAAGCGATATCATCAACATCTATGACGCGATCCGGAGGAAACACGATGTATTAAGAAGTAACTTCATTGATACAGATCATGGCAAGAAAGTGATGATTAAAGAAAACGACAATAGTAAGGGGATGGATGAAGTTTCAGTTGTTGAGATTCTAGATGTGGATAAAGAAATAGAAATGAAGCAACAACTGATAAATGATTTACAGGGAAGCTTAAACATTGAAGACGGAAGTGTATCGAAGCTAGTCGTTATAAAAGATTCAGCTGAACGACATAGCTTAGTCTGGGTGATTCATCACCTGATTTGTGATAACGTGAGTTGGCTCATTTTAAAGGACGATTTTGATATGGCGATGAAGCAAGTAATAGCGGGACAGCCCATTCAATTGATGGAAAAGACTACGAATTTCGAAGTATTGATTCAAGAGACAACCAATCAAGTCATTCCCACTCACATTCGGACAGAATGGGAACGGATAATGGGAGCGGATAGTAAAGAGCGTTTCAAAAATCAGATGTCTTCCACTCTTAAGATACCTTTTAAAACAAAGATTTTTGAAGTAGATGAACGTGAAACGGAAGCACTCCTCTCTTTCTCTAAAAAGAAAAACTATAGTCTCGACACAATGATGATGATGTTGTTTGGTCGAGCAATGATGCGACAGAACGAATTAGAGGAAGTTTGGATTTCACAAGAACTTAATGGACGAGATCGATATTCCGACAATGTTCGATTGAATCAAACCGTAGGATGGTTGACTTCCATTCATCCTGTTCTATTGAAAAACAAGGAGCGGTTGGATGAATATCTATCCACTAATCACTTTACTGTCGATAAAACCAAGGCTATAGGTAAGTACTATGAACTACTAGAGCCTACGATGGAGACGCCTAATATTTCATTCAACTATTTGGGAGAGATGAGAGAACTACCCGACGTTGTAAATAAGAATGACATCAACAAGTATGATTTTTTTGATGAAATCGCTCTAAATGTTGCTTTAGTCCAAAACAAATTCATGCTTGTATTCTTATATAAAGAACACTTGGATCAATTAATTGATTCACTACAAACTATTATTCGAAATGAGATTCCTAAGTTGGAGCAAGAAGATGAAATTGAGGTTTTTGGTTTAGATAACAGTTCATTGGTCGATCTAAGTGAACTATTCAAAATTTGA